Below is a genomic region from Diabrotica undecimpunctata isolate CICGRU chromosome 7, icDiaUnde3, whole genome shotgun sequence.
ctttgaaggaccacccagaaaactgggaaaaatgaagattcgaaaagaacgtttgaacaaatatatttaaacaaatacaatgtattttaaacgccgataacttgcatatgatacacacttgtcggtgatacaatattgacacgaacttattaatataccgactggTTTAAAACACTAATATGCCGCTGGGGCGAGTAGAGCCTGACGCTCCTTCAGTGCTGGAATTTGAACTGATACTGATGATCACTCTCTCCCCTCAATCACAAACATTCCGAAATCTCCCCCCTGACCCCTCGAcgtattaaaagatatgtttatttttcaaatacctttaactttcaaatcattgataaaaactacctgataagggtatttgtctcaacttgcggaattttggaatgcgtcagagggtaatttggaaaatactaatcctttcattgttacgattctatgaaggttttagaaacttatgtagaaagttatttaaatgcaagataacggcgctttacagattattagttagtacaaagaaattttatatatctaaactaatatacagtatgatacaaaaataaactaaataatatgatacaaaaatagactaaaaatattaagtactgTTGTTACGCAACATAGTCCCCCCGTTGATGTGACCTACATCTAAATGAGTATGGGGTAAAGGACATACTTTAACAACAGATCTTATAAATGTTCCGTCTTTAGTTCTTAGTTTTACAGTTCTAACCCTGCCGTCTTTACCTGGCAGTGTTTCGATTACTCTTGCCAGTGGCCATTTTAGAGGAGGAGCGTTATCATCGATTAGGAGTACAAGATCATCGACTTTAATGTTTTCTTGGGACAGAAACCATTTGGGCTTATTTTGGAGGCGATTTAAATAATCCCTAGACCAACATTTCCAGAAATGCTGCTGAATTTTGCTGCATTTCTGCCACAGTGATAAACTATTTTCGGATTTTGTCGAGATATCTTTTTCTGGATAGAGAGTCATGCTGCTTCCAATGAGAAAATGAGCGGGggttagaaaagaaaaatcatttgGACTGTCTGACAATGGACAGAGGGGTCGGGAATTTAAAACAGCTTCTATTTGAGCCAAAATAGTGGTTAATTcctcaaatgtaaaaatattattgcCCATCATCCTTACTAAATGATACTTGCAGCTCTTTATAGCTGCTTCCCAAATTCCACCCTGATGTGGAGATCGAGGTGCAATGAACTTCCACTCAATTAATGTTGAGGCTGCGAATTCTTTTATGGTAGGTAGAACATCCGTTCCCATAAAAAAGTCATAAAGCTCTTTTAACTGATTACGAGCTCCAAGAAAGTTGGACGCATTGTCCGAATAAATGGTTTTAGGAATACCTCTGCGTGAAATGAATCCTTTTAACGTTAGTAGGAATGCTTCGGTGCTAAGACTGGACACTAGCTCTATATGGACTGCCTTAGTGACGAGGCATACGAATACTGCTATATAAGCCTTACAAATGGGAGCACGTCGCAGTTTTGAAGATTTTATTTGAAATGGGCCCCCGTAGTCGATGCCGACATTTGTGAATGGTCGAGAGACCTGAAACCGTTCTTTGGGTAGATCGGCCATTATTTGATGAGCTGGTCTTGCGTTAAATCTGTAACAGTTCTTACATTTGTAGATGATCCTCTTGATTTCTCTCAGTCCATCAAGAGGCCAATAAGTGAGTCTAATATTTGACAATGTATTTTGAGGGCCTGTGTGCAATAGGCGAATGTGTTCTCTTTCAAGTAACGATCTAACTACCTGGCATTTTGTAGGAAGAAGAAGTGGAAATTTTTGATTATACGAAACATTTGCATTGCGAAGTCGTCCACCAACTCTTATTAAATCAGATGCGTCTATAAATGGATTCAATTTTAAGATAgccttattttttattgttttttgatgCTTTAAGTCTTTAAATTCTGATTGAAAGAATGTTAGTTGAATGATTTTAACTATTCTCTGCTCGGCTTCTATTAATTCGGAAGCCGAAAGTACAccatttcttttgttttctttatttttaagattGTAAATATACCTATTGCAATATGCAATTACTCTTTGTAACCGAGTGAAAGATGAGAATTTACAAAAAGTTGTATATAGAGTAGGTTTCGAATTATTTACAGCGTGTAAAGTGGCTTTTATTTCAGGGATATCTGTTATATCAATATTTGGaacaaattcattaaatttagtGGTTGCGTTCATTAGAAAATGGGGCATGCCACCATAATGTATTGTCTACCAGCAGGGCCGGTGTGGTACCGCGAGACAGGGTTATCTGCTGGGTTATCTTTAGAACTTACGTGATTCCATAAATAAGTTCGCGTTAACTCCTGTATTTGAGTTATACGGTTTGCTACGAAGATTGACCAACGAGAAGGGTGAGAATTTATCCATGCAAGTACAATTTGGGAGTCTGTCCAGAGCCTAACCGAAGCTATGGAAGAAACCTTTGGTGAAATAATAAGAAAGATATTTGAAATCAGAGTAGAAAGCAAAACAGCCCCTAATAATTCAAGTCTGGGTAGGGAAATGGTTTTTAGCGGAGCTACACGACTCTTTGAAGTAATTAAGTTGCATGAGGCATATGCCTTCATACTTGCATCGCAGAAACCATGGATTTCAATTCGAGAAATATTGAGCGGATTGAGCAGAGGTCTAGAGATTGTGAGTTTTGCAAGATCAGGAATGTGAGCTAGAAAATTCAACCATTCTGATGAAATTTCTCCTGTGAGTTTGTCATCCCAATTTAAGTTACAtatccaaattttttgcattaacAACTTGGCAGATACAGTAATCGGATTTATTAGACCAAGAGGATCAAAAATAGAAGAGATAATTGATAGAACTTCTCTTTTTGTGTATTTTGGTTCACTAGAAATGTCAGGAAGAGAGATAGAGAACATGTCAGACTGAGAATTCTAACATATTCCAAGAACTTTATTTGACGAATTGTCgggttttattaaataattagatTTTTGAGATTCAGAGGAAATAGAGTCGAGAAACTCGGAAGAATTAGAACTCCATTTATGGAGTGGTATCCCAGCGGAATTTAGACTCGTAGAAACTTGCTTATAAGTCTTGTACAAAGTCTCGATATCATTTGCACCATGTAAAATATCATCTACATAACAAGAATTTTCTAGAGCATCAGCAGCTAAtgggtatttttctttatttcgaaCTGCCAACTCTTTAAGACACCTAGTACTTAAAAAACTAGCTGAGTTTGTGCCGTAGGTCACGGTCTGAAGTTCTAGACATTTTAATTCTTCTTGCGGGGAATTGCGCCACAGAATGTTTAGTAGAAATGTCTGTTAATTCTTATTTGCCTAAACATCTTTTCGATGTCGGCGATAAGAGTATATTTGTAAAGTCTAAAGCGAATTAGAATTTCAAACAAATCAGGTTGTACAGTATAACCTTTGAGCATAATATCGTTGAGAGACACATTTGAGGTTGATTTCATTGATCCATCAAATACAACCCTGAGTCGAGTAGTTAAGCTATCATGCTTGAAAACACAATGATGTGGGAGAAAAAACTTATGTTCGGACGATTCATTAAGCTAAGAAAGGGGAACGTATTTACAATGCCCTAAAGAAACATATTCTGATATGAATTCTGTGTACAGATGCCGTAACTCGTCTGATTTGTTAAGCCTTTTTTCAAGATTGAAAAAACGTCTTTTTGCCAAATGAAATGATTCACCTAATTTTTGATATTCATTAGGAGTCTTCAGAGGTAGGTCTACTTGAAATCTGCCACTAGGAAGAATTGTTAGTGAAGATTTGAATATGTCCTCAGCTCGCTGTTCTGAGGGAGTTAATGTTTTTGCATGAATAGAAGTGAGTGGTTTAGTCTCTTCTATTTCccaaaaattctttaaaagagaATCAAGATCAGCAGTTTGTACGTGTAACGAAATATTTGAATAATGTGAGTGAGCATTGTTCTTTGAAGGAGTCGCATTTGATCCTAACATTGTATAACGAGAGTATGGGATATTTCCACCTACAATATAACCCAAATGAGTCTTTTGAAGAATAGGAAGGTTGGGGCCTAATTTTATTAAGCCGTAAGTAACTAGGTCAAAATAAATATCAGCTCCTAAAAGCATGTCTACGTCCGACGGGGTACAGAAATGTGGGTCtgcaagttttatattttttggtatttttaataaatttaaatccagCGCGACTTGTGGATGCTGGCACGTAATGCTTTCGAGGACAGCACAGGACAGATTAAAGTTTTTACCAGGATATGTGTTTGAATAGATTTTAAGGTCTACCATCTTGTTTGAAACAGAAGAAGTTTGAGCTATACCTGATATTTGAAGATTTCTGGTATAGGGTGAATAACAAATTCTTTTGGCTAACCTGTCTGTTATGAACGAAACTTGGCTACCGGAGTCTGttaaacaacgaacagagatgggATTGTTTTCAACATCGTAAACAGTTACCAAAGCAGTTGCGAGTAAAATTTGCAGATTGTTCGAATATACAGAGTGGGACGAAATATTTCTCGGCCCTGGAAGATTTTGCGTATCTGGTAAACCTTGCGGAATTGCATTTGGAACAGAGTTGTTCTGCGAATTTGCATGAATATTCTCCGAAGTGAATTGAGACGAATGCTGATTTGGACGTTGATGACGTGAATTCCGAACAAATTGATTTTGGGTGGGTTGACTTTCAGAATTCGATCTATACGAACTTTGCCGTGAAATATTTTCCGACGGGTGCGAAATGTGAAGCAAAGAGTGATGTCTTTTATTGCAGGTTTTGCAATTCGAAGATGAGGAACAAGAATTAGACATATGACCACTAGCAAGGCAATTGAGACAAAAAcctttgttttttactttttgcaTACGCTCTTGAGCggacaaatttaaaaattgttggcaaGAGTATACTTTATGTGAGTTAGAATTGCATACGAAACATTTAAAAGATGTATCTCTATTATTTATAGAAATATGAAGAGACGGTTTTGATTTATAAACTG
It encodes:
- the LOC140446544 gene encoding uncharacterized protein, whose protein sequence is MPHFLMNATTKFNEFVPNIDITDIPEIKATLHAVNNSKPTLYTTFCKFSSFTRLQRVIAYCNRYIYNLKNKENKRNGVLSASELIEAEQRIVKIIQLTFFQSEFKDLKHQKTIKNKAILKLNPFIDASDLIRVGGRLRNANVSYNQKFPLLLPTKCQVVRSLLEREHIRLLHTGPQNTLSNIRLTYWPLDGLREIKRIIYKCKNCYRFNARPAHQIMADLPKERFQVSRPFTNVGIDYGGPFQIKSSKLRRAPICKAYIAVFVCLVTKAVHIELVSSLSTEAFLLTLKGFISRRGIPKTIYSDNASNFLGARNQLKELYDFFMGTDVLPTIKEFAASTLIEWKFIAPRSPHQGGIWEAAIKSCKYHLVRMMGNNIFTFEELTTILAQIEAVLNSRPLCPLSDSPNDFSFLTPAHFLIGSSMTLYPEKDISTKSENSLSLWQKCSKIQQHFWKCWSRDYLNRLQNKPKWFLSQENIKVDDLVLLIDDNAPPLKWPLARVIETLPGKDGRVRTVKLRTKDGTFIRSVVKVCPLPHTHLDVGHINGGTMLRNNST